In Monodelphis domestica isolate mMonDom1 chromosome 4, mMonDom1.pri, whole genome shotgun sequence, one DNA window encodes the following:
- the INHBB gene encoding inhibin beta B chain, translating into MDGLPGRALGAACLLLLVACWLGPEAWGSPTPLPSPAAPPGAEGAPPDTCTSCGFRRPEEPGKVDGDFLEAVKRHILSRLQMRGRPNITHAVPKAAMVTALRKLHAGKVREDGRMEIPHLDGHASSGSDGQEQVSEIISFAETDDLASSRVRLYFFISNEGNQNLFVVQASLWLYLKLLPYVLEKGTRRKVRVRVYFQDLDRSDKWNVVEKKVDLKRSGWHTFPLTEAIQALFEKGERRLNLELQCEGCQELAVVPVFVDPGEESHRPFLVVQARLADNKHRIRKRGLECDGRTNLCCRQQFFIDFRLIGWNDWIIAPTGYYGNYCEGSCPAYLAGVPGSASSFHTAVVNQYRMRGLNPGTVNSCCIPTKLSTMSMLYFDDEYNIVKRDVPNMIVEECGCA; encoded by the exons ATGGACGGGCTGCCCGGGAGGGCGCTGGGAGCCGCCTGCCTTCTGCTCCTGGTAGCTTGCTGGCTGGGTCCAGAGGCCTGGGGCTCGCCGACACCTCTGCCTTCTCCGGCTGCCCCGCCGGGAGCTGAGGGCGCCCCCCCAGACACTTGCACGTCGTGTGGCTTCAGGCGCCCAGAGGAGCCGGGCAAAGTGGACGGCGACTTCTTGGAGGCGGTGAAGCGGCACATTCTCAGCCGGCTGCAGATGCGGGGACGCCCCAACATCACCCACGCGGTGCCTAAGGCCGCCATGGTGACCGCCCTGCGCAAGCTGCATGCGGGCAAGGTGCGTGAAGACGGCCGAATGGAGATCCCGCACCTCGACGGGCATGCCAGCTCGGGCTCAGACGGTCAGGAACAGGTGTCAGAGATCATCAGCTTCGCTGAGACAG ATGACCTCGCCTCCTCCAGGGTCCGCCTGTATTTCTTTATCTCCAACGAAGGCAACCAGAATCTGTTTGTGGTGCAGGCCAGCCTGTGGCTATACTTGAAATTGCTGCCTTACGTCCTGGAGAAAGGCACCCGGCGCAAGGTCCGGGTCAGGGTCTACTTCCAGGACCTGGACCGCAGCGACAAGTGGAACGTGGTGGAGAAGAAGGTGGACCTCAAGAGAAGCGGCTGGCACACGTTCCCCCTGACCGAGGCCATCCAGGCCCTGTTTGAGAAAGGGGAGCGCAGGCTCAACCTGGAGCTGCAGTGCGAGGGCTGCCAGGAGCTCGCCGTGGTCCCTGTCTTCGTGGACCCCGGGGAAGAATCCCACCGCCCCTTCCTGGTGGTGCAGGCCCGGCTGGCGGACAACAAGCACCGCATCCGCAAAAGGGGGCTGGAATGTGACGGCAGGACCAATCTCTGTTGCAGGCAGCAGTTTTTTATTGACTTCCGACTCATTGGGTGGAATGACTGGATCATTGCGCCCACGGGTTACTATGGGAATTACTGTGAAGGGAGCTGCCCGGCCTACTTGGCCGGAGTCCCAGGGTCAGCTTCCTCTTTTCACACCGCGGTGGTGAATCAGTACCGAATGCGAGGGCTGAACCCAGGGACCGTGAACTCCTGTTGCATTCCAACCAAACTCAGCACAATGTCAATGCTGTACTTTGACGATGAATACAACATTGTGAAGAGGGACGTTCCCAATATGATTGTGGAAGAATGTGGCTGTGCTTGA